In Chitinophaga varians, the following are encoded in one genomic region:
- a CDS encoding non-ribosomal peptide synthetase: MKGITFIEPTGKDEFLSYGDLYDAALKVLGLLQRRGISPGDELVLPLQENRVFLIVFWACMLGGIIPVPLSPGAKDDHRHKLFNVWEILNNPYMMVSQPDLQKLRVYAREQGMENSWLAMCDNAIDTADLNGCQGVGVVKEVSPSDIAFIQFSSGSTGSPKGVVLTHGNLICNIDAIAQASAYTEDDATFSWMPLTHDMGLIGFHLSPMFSGMDQYIMPTQSFVRRPAGWLEKANEYKATVLCSPNFGYRYFLKHVHDQHTGKWDLSGVRIIYNGAEPVSERLCAEFLDKCAAYGVRRSAMCPVYGLAEASLAVTISGMADQVVSLCVDRRQLNDGDQVALIAPGDSAVTLVNVGKPVKNCSLRITDRQDMPVPAGTVGHIHIKGDNVTCGYYNNQEATACAITADGWLRTGDLGFMLDGCLYITGREKDIIFVNGQNFYPADIEQIAEDVEGIELNKIAVAGHFNSSTQREECIAFVFHRGDISDFISIAQALKTLVGAKAGIELDRVVPVKDIPRTTSGKLQRFRLLELYREGAFADVMETLEQAASPGEVNRFSVDGYERKLLDICEKIFGEKWNDVHRNFFEAGLSSLKVAELSLLAAKAFNTALPADFIYTKQTVRELAAAIRQNGENGYQPIPAGIERPYCPLSSSQRRMYYFWQLNKSTVTYNLPAAFRIRGSVQHEKLEQGIKDLIARHDMLRAVFSMDPVPSFIVKKTTHFTLEKIVCAPDQVSEALRELVQPFDLGQGPLFRAKLLHTDAEECYLFLDFHHIIADGVSISLFVKTLMEYYNGEGGTPSSLRYSDFVQWEEDNRLSGKLREHAGYWQQQLQGDLPVLSLPADFQRPPVLSTEGGKIAFEAGKELTEQLRALARRMDCSLHVLLFSVYTVFLSKITGQDELVIGIPVSGRRHPDLLEIQGMFVNNLAVRCHVSGEDTFVRFLEKQQQHVAEALHHQDYPFDDLVRQIAPDPDSSRNPVFDTMFLYQNMELPVFSNNDFTLTPWFFDNGTSKYDISMEVFEDGPALRCFIEYSAKLFRKETMAAFADGFLQLARRAVSNGTDSIADWSMLSETEFERYVRKYNATGREYAAGSGIHRLFEEQVWRTPSNIAVEHGNTTYSFHELNEQADRVAGWLKEQGVGQDAPVAILLPATPELLVSILAVLKAGGYYLPLEPGWPAERVRYVLESSRCRLLICDESNKDRNVYPGVANLYIKEVPPAASKKVLSVSDPDHLSYVLYTSGTTGRPKGVMITHRSLINYTCWAAESYIRGAQVTMPLYTSVSFDLTLTSIFTPLITGNRIVIYGEDGDNLSLVNMLTDNKCDVIKATPSHLRIMAAGKWLEKPGSRVRRIIVGGEQLDTGLAREIYEQAGGNIEIYNEYGPTEATVGCMIHLFNPEELTPQVPIGVPAANSRIYLLDKYRKPVACGVHGEIYIAGGGLAKGYQADEALTREKFVADPFHAGERMYKTGDIGRRLPDGTVVFLGRSDEQVKLNGHRIELREIEQCLKQHPDVDDTIVTVTAGLAGVKLLCAYIRWKAGSVGRETALRFYLAERLPYYMLPSCIIEIGEIPLTANGKADLKALPQPENMAAPEQSLPTDAAAAALIEAWEEVLETPVRSVRDNFYASGGDSIKAVQIASRLLGRNMLLKARDILTYHTIEQICPHIGRTGAENKYEQGIISGEREMTPAEGWFFEQAFENPHYFNQSVLLRLKRPVNHKLLEQAFSHVVQHHDGLRMNYDPERKTLFYNPAHLDTRSIVEKYSIGDVGGDGLTTIYRKVKGAFDITGSLLLKGALFSFEAGESLLLITAHHLVTDGVSWRIILEDLYHGYTALENGREVVLPEKTAPLAGWREKLIRLFPERALSPVIENSGFTLPLDVHTHDWRMINRREIVGGLDAAQTGVLLKDAYRFYESDMLVLLSAALLQTLHEWTGKTVVVVEYESHGRHPEMPDTSRTVGWLTEMYPQVLELPATGIDGLLKAVKDQVQSGMCWGTRYNAHAKSEIPQTAVRFNYLGQFSKELENDLFSFCGLTTDSDSDPGNSMTARVELLAMILNGKLIMQLHYNHQAHFRSTMQALMERMQEHVRSIAAHISHKKDLTATMPAFDTAGLDDQEINDLLR, from the coding sequence TTGAAAGGGATAACCTTTATCGAACCTACCGGGAAAGATGAATTTCTTTCTTATGGCGACCTGTATGATGCTGCCCTGAAAGTACTGGGATTATTGCAACGCAGGGGAATAAGCCCCGGCGACGAATTAGTGTTGCCGCTCCAGGAAAACAGGGTATTTCTGATCGTATTCTGGGCCTGTATGCTGGGTGGCATTATTCCGGTACCACTGTCACCGGGTGCAAAAGATGATCACCGGCATAAGTTATTTAACGTATGGGAGATACTGAATAATCCCTACATGATGGTCTCACAGCCTGATCTACAGAAGCTGCGTGTCTATGCGCGGGAACAGGGAATGGAAAACAGCTGGTTGGCCATGTGCGACAATGCAATTGATACGGCTGATTTAAATGGCTGCCAGGGTGTGGGAGTGGTAAAAGAAGTATCGCCATCGGATATTGCCTTCATCCAGTTTTCGTCCGGGTCCACCGGTAGCCCGAAAGGAGTTGTGCTGACGCACGGCAATCTGATCTGCAATATCGATGCTATCGCACAGGCGTCGGCATACACCGAAGATGACGCCACTTTCAGCTGGATGCCCTTAACACATGACATGGGACTGATCGGGTTTCATCTGAGCCCTATGTTCAGCGGGATGGACCAATATATCATGCCTACCCAGAGCTTTGTCCGCCGCCCCGCAGGATGGCTGGAGAAAGCGAATGAATACAAAGCCACCGTGCTCTGCTCACCGAACTTTGGATACCGTTATTTCCTGAAGCATGTACACGATCAGCATACCGGGAAGTGGGATCTTTCCGGGGTGCGGATCATCTACAACGGCGCTGAGCCGGTGTCTGAAAGGCTTTGCGCTGAGTTCCTTGATAAATGCGCCGCTTACGGCGTCCGGCGCAGCGCCATGTGCCCGGTTTACGGGCTTGCGGAAGCCAGCCTTGCCGTTACTATTTCCGGAATGGCCGACCAGGTGGTATCGTTGTGTGTGGACAGACGACAACTCAATGACGGCGATCAGGTGGCACTCATTGCCCCCGGAGATAGTGCTGTTACGCTGGTTAATGTGGGAAAACCGGTAAAGAACTGTTCCCTCAGAATCACAGACAGGCAGGATATGCCGGTGCCGGCAGGGACAGTGGGGCATATACATATAAAGGGAGACAACGTAACCTGCGGTTATTATAACAACCAGGAGGCTACAGCGTGTGCCATTACCGCCGATGGATGGCTGCGCACCGGTGATCTGGGTTTTATGCTGGATGGTTGCCTGTATATTACGGGTAGAGAAAAAGACATCATCTTTGTCAACGGACAGAATTTTTATCCTGCAGATATCGAGCAGATAGCGGAAGATGTGGAAGGGATCGAACTGAACAAAATAGCGGTTGCCGGCCATTTTAACAGCAGCACGCAGCGCGAGGAATGTATTGCATTTGTTTTTCACCGGGGGGATATCAGCGATTTTATTTCGATAGCACAAGCGTTAAAGACGCTGGTGGGGGCGAAGGCGGGAATTGAACTGGACAGGGTCGTACCGGTAAAGGATATTCCCCGTACCACCAGTGGCAAGCTGCAGCGGTTCCGGTTGTTGGAACTATACCGGGAAGGCGCCTTCGCTGACGTCATGGAAACGCTGGAACAAGCGGCATCGCCCGGGGAGGTGAACCGTTTTTCTGTTGACGGATATGAAAGGAAACTACTGGACATATGCGAAAAAATATTCGGTGAAAAATGGAATGATGTACACCGCAATTTTTTTGAAGCCGGCCTCAGCTCATTGAAAGTGGCGGAATTAAGCCTTCTCGCCGCAAAAGCATTTAACACTGCGCTGCCTGCTGACTTCATTTACACGAAGCAAACCGTCAGAGAGCTGGCAGCAGCGATCCGGCAAAACGGGGAAAACGGATACCAGCCCATACCTGCCGGCATTGAAAGACCATATTGCCCGTTGTCTTCATCGCAGCGGCGAATGTACTATTTCTGGCAGCTGAACAAAAGCACTGTTACCTATAATTTACCGGCGGCCTTCCGGATACGGGGAAGCGTGCAACATGAGAAGCTGGAGCAGGGCATAAAAGATTTGATAGCCCGGCATGATATGTTGCGGGCCGTTTTCAGTATGGACCCCGTTCCTTCATTCATTGTAAAGAAGACCACACATTTTACGCTGGAGAAGATCGTGTGTGCGCCAGACCAGGTCAGTGAAGCGCTGAGGGAACTGGTACAACCATTTGACCTTGGGCAAGGGCCGCTGTTTAGAGCCAAGCTCCTTCATACTGATGCGGAGGAATGTTACCTTTTCCTGGATTTTCATCATATCATAGCGGATGGCGTATCTATCTCCCTTTTTGTAAAAACGTTAATGGAATACTATAACGGCGAAGGGGGTACGCCGTCGTCCCTGCGATACAGCGATTTTGTGCAATGGGAAGAAGACAACCGGCTGTCAGGAAAGTTGCGGGAACATGCCGGGTACTGGCAGCAACAGTTGCAGGGTGATTTGCCGGTGTTGTCCCTGCCTGCCGATTTTCAGCGTCCCCCGGTGCTGAGCACCGAAGGAGGGAAAATCGCATTTGAGGCTGGTAAAGAGCTGACGGAACAGCTAAGGGCACTGGCGCGCAGAATGGATTGTTCCCTGCATGTACTGCTGTTCAGCGTATATACCGTATTCCTGTCAAAAATAACAGGGCAGGATGAGCTGGTGATCGGAATACCGGTATCCGGCAGGCGGCATCCCGATCTGCTGGAGATACAGGGTATGTTTGTCAACAACCTGGCTGTCAGGTGCCATGTATCGGGGGAAGACACTTTTGTGCGGTTCCTGGAAAAACAGCAGCAGCATGTGGCCGAAGCGCTGCATCATCAGGATTATCCCTTCGATGATCTGGTCCGCCAGATCGCGCCGGACCCGGACAGCAGCCGTAATCCGGTATTTGATACCATGTTCCTGTATCAGAATATGGAACTGCCGGTCTTCAGTAACAACGATTTCACGTTGACACCGTGGTTCTTCGACAACGGTACCTCAAAGTATGACATCTCGATGGAAGTCTTTGAGGACGGCCCCGCCCTGCGGTGTTTTATAGAATACTCAGCAAAACTTTTCCGGAAGGAGACGATGGCGGCCTTTGCGGATGGCTTCCTGCAACTTGCACGCAGGGCCGTCAGTAACGGCACAGACAGTATTGCTGACTGGTCCATGCTCAGCGAGACGGAATTTGAACGGTACGTCCGTAAATACAATGCCACCGGCAGGGAATATGCAGCTGGTAGCGGTATTCACCGGTTGTTTGAAGAGCAGGTCTGGCGAACGCCTTCAAATATTGCGGTGGAGCATGGAAATACGACCTACTCATTTCATGAATTGAACGAACAGGCGGACCGCGTGGCTGGCTGGCTGAAAGAACAGGGGGTAGGCCAGGATGCACCGGTGGCGATTTTATTGCCGGCCACACCGGAGCTGCTGGTCAGCATATTAGCCGTGCTGAAAGCCGGTGGATATTACCTGCCTTTGGAGCCTGGCTGGCCGGCAGAAAGGGTGCGTTATGTGCTGGAAAGCAGCCGTTGCCGTTTGCTCATCTGCGATGAGAGCAACAAAGACAGGAATGTGTATCCGGGGGTAGCTAATCTGTACATAAAAGAGGTGCCGCCGGCTGCGTCCAAGAAGGTGTTATCAGTTAGTGATCCTGATCATCTTTCTTATGTATTATATACCTCCGGCACCACCGGCAGGCCCAAGGGCGTTATGATCACCCATCGCTCGCTGATCAATTATACCTGCTGGGCGGCTGAAAGCTATATCCGCGGTGCACAGGTAACGATGCCGCTTTATACGTCCGTTTCGTTTGACCTGACGCTGACATCGATATTTACACCATTGATCACGGGCAACAGGATTGTGATTTACGGCGAGGATGGCGATAACCTGTCGCTGGTGAATATGTTGACAGACAATAAGTGCGATGTGATCAAAGCCACGCCATCCCATCTTAGGATAATGGCGGCCGGCAAATGGCTGGAGAAACCCGGAAGCCGGGTTAGGCGGATCATCGTAGGAGGCGAGCAACTGGATACCGGCCTGGCCAGGGAGATATATGAGCAGGCAGGCGGCAACATTGAAATCTATAACGAATATGGCCCTACGGAAGCTACGGTTGGATGTATGATCCACCTGTTTAACCCCGAAGAGCTAACGCCGCAGGTGCCAATCGGCGTACCTGCTGCCAACAGCCGTATTTACCTGCTGGATAAATACCGGAAACCAGTAGCCTGCGGCGTACATGGAGAAATATATATCGCCGGCGGCGGACTGGCCAAAGGGTACCAGGCAGACGAAGCGCTGACGCGGGAGAAATTTGTAGCGGATCCTTTCCACGCAGGAGAACGGATGTACAAGACAGGAGATATTGGCCGGAGGTTGCCGGATGGTACCGTGGTTTTCCTCGGAAGGTCGGATGAGCAGGTGAAGCTGAACGGTCATCGTATAGAACTGAGGGAGATCGAACAATGTCTTAAACAGCATCCTGATGTGGACGATACGATTGTTACGGTGACTGCCGGCCTGGCCGGCGTAAAACTGCTTTGCGCGTATATCAGGTGGAAGGCCGGCAGCGTGGGCAGGGAAACGGCCCTGCGTTTTTACCTGGCCGAAAGGCTTCCGTATTACATGCTCCCGTCCTGTATAATAGAAATAGGAGAAATACCACTGACGGCAAACGGAAAAGCTGACCTGAAGGCGTTGCCTCAGCCGGAAAACATGGCCGCTCCCGAACAGTCCTTACCCACCGACGCAGCGGCTGCAGCATTGATAGAGGCATGGGAGGAGGTGCTCGAAACGCCCGTTCGCTCCGTCAGGGACAACTTTTATGCATCAGGTGGCGATTCCATCAAAGCGGTGCAGATAGCTTCCCGCCTTTTGGGCAGGAATATGTTGCTAAAGGCCAGGGACATACTAACCTACCATACCATAGAGCAGATATGCCCCCACATCGGAAGGACGGGTGCGGAAAACAAATATGAGCAGGGTATAATCAGCGGCGAGCGGGAGATGACTCCTGCTGAGGGCTGGTTTTTTGAACAGGCTTTTGAGAACCCTCACTACTTTAACCAATCAGTACTGTTGCGGCTCAAGAGGCCCGTTAATCATAAACTGCTGGAACAGGCTTTCTCGCATGTGGTACAGCACCATGATGGACTGCGCATGAACTATGACCCAGAACGGAAGACCTTATTCTATAATCCTGCGCATTTAGATACCCGGTCCATAGTTGAAAAGTACAGTATCGGAGATGTCGGGGGAGACGGTCTCACCACCATATACCGGAAGGTAAAAGGCGCGTTCGATATCACTGGTAGTTTGCTGCTGAAGGGGGCGCTGTTCTCCTTTGAAGCAGGCGAATCCTTGTTGCTGATAACGGCGCATCACCTGGTGACAGACGGGGTGTCATGGAGAATTATACTCGAAGATTTGTACCACGGCTACACCGCGCTGGAAAACGGCCGGGAGGTGGTACTGCCGGAAAAGACAGCACCATTGGCAGGGTGGCGGGAGAAGCTCATCCGCCTGTTTCCGGAAAGGGCCCTTTCGCCGGTAATAGAAAACAGCGGTTTTACCCTGCCACTGGATGTTCATACGCACGACTGGAGGATGATAAACCGCAGGGAGATCGTTGGTGGCCTCGATGCAGCGCAGACAGGCGTGTTGCTGAAGGATGCCTATCGCTTTTATGAAAGCGATATGCTGGTACTGCTGAGTGCCGCCCTGCTTCAGACTTTACACGAGTGGACAGGGAAAACTGTTGTGGTAGTGGAATACGAAAGCCATGGCAGGCATCCCGAAATGCCGGATACTTCCCGTACGGTGGGATGGCTCACCGAAATGTATCCCCAGGTGCTGGAATTGCCGGCAACCGGTATAGACGGCTTGTTGAAGGCTGTTAAAGACCAGGTGCAAAGCGGCATGTGTTGGGGAACGCGATACAATGCCCATGCTAAAAGTGAAATACCGCAGACTGCGGTCCGTTTCAATTACCTTGGCCAGTTTTCAAAGGAGCTGGAGAATGATTTGTTTTCCTTCTGCGGACTTACAACCGACAGCGATTCAGATCCCGGTAACAGCATGACGGCCCGGGTAGAGCTGCTGGCGATGATTTTAAACGGTAAGCTGATCATGCAGCTTCATTACAACCACCAGGCACATTTCCGGTCCACCATGCAGGCGCTGATGGAACGGATGCAGGAGCACGTCCGCTCAATTGCTGCGCATATCAGTCACAAAAAAGACCTGACGGCAACAATGCCGGCGTTTGACACGGCGGGACTGGACGATCAGGAAATAAACGATTTACTCCGTTAG